The nucleotide sequence GCAGGGAGGAGGTCAGTTGTGCCCATGTCTTTAACTCGATAACTTAATAAGGGTGCCCTAATAAGTTTAGACTGGTGGAGTTCGTGGACAAGCTTGAGCTTAAAAACTATCTTACAATGCTGAGAGCTAGAATGAGCTTTGCTGAAGAGCTTTATGGAATTAGGATGAATTATCTTCCGCTTGTTGTTGAAGATGAGATAATAATCCTTGACAAGAACGATGGTAAAATCAAGAGACTAAGGGACAAAAAGCCTCTCAGTGAGAGCGAACTTGAGATGGTTTTACCCAAAATCAGGGAGAACATTGAGAAAGGTCTTGTGGATTTGTATCTGACGATGAACTTCCAGTGCATTCATGGTCCCGGGGAGTAGCCTCCATAAACCACTGGTAGGAGCTTTACATAGTCACTTTCCCTTAACCTATAGCTTTTTCCAACTTTGCGCTCGTTTACGAGTATATGGTGTTCCTCTGCACTTATCTTTAGCTTTCTAAGCAAATCTTCAACAGTAGAGCCTTCCTCAATTTCAATCTCGAATTCTGGAGAGAATTTTAATGCGAGCTCTCCATATAGTCTAATCTTTATCTTCATTTCTCAACCCCTGTAAAAAGCGATTGAGCTTTTCATAAACTTCTTTTGGGGCTTCTCTAATTGGGGACAGCTTTAGCTTTGGTTTTTCAAGCCCAACTACGAGTTTTTCAAAGAATTCAAGGGCATTT is from Thermococcus paralvinellae and encodes:
- a CDS encoding MoaD/ThiS family protein — translated: MKIKIRLYGELALKFSPEFEIEIEEGSTVEDLLRKLKISAEEHHILVNERKVGKSYRLRESDYVKLLPVVYGGYSPGP